From Actinomycetota bacterium, one genomic window encodes:
- a CDS encoding helix-turn-helix transcriptional regulator: MLYELGRWTSGHHATAVHRDQPVRPPGRPAPSRQRPAKGWDALTETERRVVDLVAEGLIYREVGERMFISRCTVETHIAHVFAKLGVSNRRELEAAYAEREASMARSG; encoded by the coding sequence ATGCTGTACGAGCTCGGTCGGTGGACCAGCGGTCACCATGCGACCGCGGTCCATCGCGACCAGCCGGTCCGCCCTCCTGGGCGACCTGCACCGTCACGTCAACGGCCCGCCAAAGGCTGGGACGCGCTGACGGAGACGGAGCGGCGAGTCGTCGACCTGGTGGCCGAGGGGTTGATCTACCGCGAGGTCGGCGAGCGCATGTTCATCTCCCGCTGCACGGTCGAGACCCACATCGCCCACGTCTTCGCCAAGCTCGGCGTGTCCAACCGACGCGAGCTTGAAGCGGCCTACGCCGAACGCGAAGCCTCCATGGCGCGATCCGGCTGA